A window from Streptomyces subrutilus encodes these proteins:
- a CDS encoding nucleoside triphosphate pyrophosphatase: MTVEPRPLVLASASPARLNLLRQAGLAPHVIVSGFDEDALRADSPAELALALAEAKAGVVAALDEAAGALVIGCDSVLELDGEALGKPADAEEATARWKAMRGRAGVLRTGHCVIDTVSGRQVSATASTTVRFGEPTDAEVARYVASGEPLHVAGAFTLDGLSAPFVDGIDGDPGNVIGLSLPLLRSLLGELGVSITDLWA, translated from the coding sequence ATGACTGTCGAACCCCGCCCGCTCGTCCTCGCCTCCGCCTCGCCCGCCCGGCTGAACCTGCTGCGGCAGGCCGGGCTCGCCCCGCACGTGATCGTCAGCGGTTTCGACGAGGACGCGCTGCGGGCGGACTCCCCGGCCGAGCTGGCGCTGGCCCTGGCCGAGGCGAAGGCGGGCGTGGTGGCGGCCCTGGACGAGGCCGCGGGCGCGCTGGTGATCGGCTGCGACTCCGTACTGGAGCTGGACGGCGAGGCCCTGGGCAAGCCCGCGGACGCGGAGGAGGCCACGGCGCGCTGGAAGGCGATGCGGGGGCGGGCGGGCGTACTGCGCACCGGGCACTGCGTGATCGACACGGTGAGCGGCCGTCAGGTTTCGGCGACGGCGTCCACGACGGTGCGGTTCGGCGAGCCGACCGACGCGGAGGTGGCGCGCTACGTGGCCAGCGGCGAGCCGCTGCACGTGGCGGGGGCGTTCACGCTGGACGGGCTGTCGGCGCCGTTCGTCGACGGCATCGACGGGGACCCGGGGAACGTGATCGGACTGTCGCTGCCGCTGCTGCGCTCCCTGCTGGGGGAACTGGGCGTGTCCATCACGGATTTGTGGGCGTGA
- a CDS encoding acetyl/propionyl/methylcrotonyl-CoA carboxylase subunit alpha: protein MRKVLIANRGEIAVRVARACRDAGIASVAVYADPDRDALHVRAADEAFALGGDTPATSYLDIGKVLQAAADSGADAIHPGYGFLSENADFAQAVLDAGLTWIGPPPQAIRDLGDKVAARHIAQRAGAPLVAGTPDPVSGADEVVDFAREHGLPIAIKAAFGGGGRGLKVARTLEEVPELYESAVREAVAAFGRGECFVERYLDKPRHVETQCLADTHGNVVVVSTRDCSLQRRHQKLVEEAPAPFLSDAQNAELYAASKAILKEAGYVGAGTVEFLVSADGLISFLEVNTRLQVEHPVTEEVSGIDLVREMFRIADGEELGYGDPVLRGHSFEFRINGEDPGRGFLPAPGTVTRFAPPTGPGVRLDAGVESGSVIGPAWDSLLAKLIVTGATREQALQRAARALAEFEVEGMATAIPFHRAVVADPAFTADPFTIHTRWIETEFANEIPAFVAPAAEDVEDEPGRETVVVEVGGKRLEVSLPSSLGMTLARTAAAGGAKPKRRAAKKSGPAASGDTLASPMQGTIVKVAVEEGQRVEEGELIVVLEAMKMEQPLNAHRAGTIVGLTAEVGASLTSGATICEIKD from the coding sequence GTGCGCAAGGTGCTCATCGCCAACCGTGGCGAAATCGCTGTCCGCGTTGCTCGGGCCTGCCGGGACGCCGGAATCGCGAGCGTAGCCGTCTACGCCGATCCGGACCGGGACGCCCTGCACGTCCGCGCGGCCGACGAGGCGTTCGCGTTGGGCGGTGACACGCCGGCGACCAGCTACCTGGACATCGGCAAGGTCCTCCAGGCCGCGGCCGACTCGGGCGCGGACGCCATCCACCCCGGGTACGGCTTCCTCTCCGAGAACGCCGACTTCGCCCAGGCCGTCCTGGACGCCGGTCTGACCTGGATCGGTCCCCCGCCGCAGGCGATCCGCGACCTCGGCGACAAGGTCGCCGCCCGCCACATCGCGCAGCGCGCCGGAGCGCCCCTGGTCGCGGGCACCCCCGACCCGGTCTCCGGGGCGGACGAGGTCGTCGACTTCGCCCGGGAGCACGGCCTGCCCATCGCCATCAAGGCGGCCTTCGGCGGCGGCGGCCGCGGCCTCAAGGTCGCCCGCACCCTCGAAGAGGTCCCGGAGCTCTACGAGTCGGCCGTCCGCGAGGCCGTCGCCGCCTTCGGCCGCGGCGAGTGCTTCGTCGAGCGCTACCTCGACAAGCCGCGGCACGTCGAGACCCAGTGCCTGGCCGACACCCACGGCAACGTCGTGGTCGTCTCCACCCGTGACTGCTCGCTCCAGCGCCGCCACCAGAAGCTGGTCGAGGAGGCCCCGGCGCCGTTCCTGAGCGACGCCCAGAACGCCGAGCTCTACGCCGCCTCCAAGGCCATCCTCAAGGAGGCCGGCTACGTCGGCGCGGGCACCGTCGAGTTCCTCGTCTCCGCCGACGGCCTGATCTCCTTCCTGGAGGTCAACACCCGCCTCCAGGTCGAGCACCCGGTCACCGAAGAGGTCTCCGGCATCGACCTGGTCCGCGAGATGTTCCGCATCGCCGACGGCGAGGAGCTCGGCTACGGCGACCCCGTCCTGCGCGGGCACTCCTTCGAGTTCCGCATCAACGGCGAGGACCCGGGCCGCGGCTTCCTGCCCGCCCCCGGCACCGTGACCCGCTTCGCGCCGCCGACCGGCCCGGGCGTCCGGCTCGACGCGGGCGTCGAGTCCGGCTCCGTCATCGGCCCCGCCTGGGACTCCCTGCTGGCCAAGCTCATCGTCACGGGTGCCACGCGCGAGCAGGCCCTGCAGCGGGCGGCGCGCGCGCTGGCCGAGTTCGAGGTGGAGGGCATGGCCACGGCCATCCCGTTCCACCGCGCGGTCGTCGCCGACCCCGCCTTCACCGCCGACCCGTTCACGATCCACACCCGCTGGATCGAGACCGAGTTCGCCAACGAGATCCCGGCCTTCGTCGCCCCGGCCGCCGAGGACGTGGAGGACGAGCCGGGCCGCGAGACCGTGGTCGTCGAGGTCGGCGGCAAGCGCCTGGAGGTCTCGCTGCCCTCCTCGCTGGGCATGACCCTGGCCCGCACGGCCGCCGCCGGCGGCGCCAAGCCGAAGCGCCGCGCCGCCAAGAAGTCCGGCCCGGCCGCCTCCGGCGACACCCTGGCCTCCCCGATGCAGGGCACGATCGTCAAGGTCGCGGTCGAGGAGGGCCAGCGCGTCGAGGAGGGCGAGCTCATCGTGGTCCTGGAGGCCATGAAGATGGAGCAGCCGCTGAACGCGCACCGCGCCGGCACCATCGTCGGCCTGACCGCCGAGGTCGGCGCCTCGCTCACCTCCGGCGCCACCATCTGCGAGATCAAGGACTGA
- a CDS encoding polymorphic toxin-type HINT domain-containing protein encodes MTTGLTALDSAAASGPALPGKQKLTKVTGEPVTGKPAPGPAESQTKAWKSAPRIAWPAAGSAEITLPDTATAASPGPASPASPAPAASSASSASGKRAAAGAFALPADAAGAPGRSVKAGRLPVSVAAAGRADAAAGAARQSAPATAAAAADPTGVKLQVALQDKATAERAGLANSLLLSVNRTDTGTAAAPVSVELDYAAFKNAYGGGWGSRLRFTAIPTCALTTPDRPECRGSTPVTTVNDPRSGKLVATFDAAPASAPARAAGSGFLRAPATGPAAAPAAGSAVTLAASAGADGANGTYKATSLNPSGSWQAGGSAGDFSWSYPLDIPASLGGPSPSLSLGYSSAQIDGRTSASAQQTSWVGDGWDLASNFIERSYVPCSQDKRKGSGFNNPKDDTGDLCHGAPMVTLSLNGGSTQLVLDDTTGKWRPAKDDGSRVELLQGAQNGDKEGDHWRFTNPQGIQFYFGLNKLSGWTDGKPVTHSAWTVPVYANHPGEPCYTAVFADAVCDQAYRWNLDYVVDPRGNAMTYWYDKEVNHYGSNYKIAGGSTARSYDRSGWLDHISYGLRSDNLFASAPAQVDFTVAERCLTTKDFDCAEAKLKPEVDWNIAKMWPDTPGDQLCAAGEECKARFTPTFFSRKRLTEVTTKVWNGTKHTPVDTWKLTQDFPQTGDGTDYPLWLSAIEHTGRNGDAVTLPPVKFRGKQLPNRVDGMGDGKPPYLRYRIEAIDTETGSTILAHYKDPECRAADPRVMPASPESNTLRCYPVVSEIPDPSDPKREKKLYVTDWFHKHVVDWVQEEDRNGNSPTRRTEYEFVGSPAWAFDDETEMMRPKTRTWSQWRGYERVRTRIGSAPDKRSKTETLFFRGLDGDRAGPSGGTRSVKVRDSEGNEIADHRLYAGQTREVLAYNGEAGALEAATTYTPWLHGPTATRLRKGEVPEEDIEPQQAYVQQTTGVDSRILLSDGRGWRRTAMATTYDARGFAQSVSNRGDVADPTDDSCTRYEYDADETRWIIARQKRVETVAKACDATGVQRPADVTSDSRMSYDAAGNLKSTESLSGYSGGTPVYQTDGSATFDAYGRMKTSTDVFGQVSRVDYTPASGQIVTKVVTTNSAGHTETTETDQGRGSVLAKQDTNGRRQVLRYDGLGRLLKVWSPDRDPLSHSPDGEFAYDVRTDGPVVITNKSLLDDGTYRTSYDLYDSSLRIRQTQMEALGGGRVISDTFYNSLGQVWKSNGAYYTGGAPSKVQWAPKDNEVPSSTMTEYDGSGRSVAQISRKFGEETSRTTTSYGGDNITVDPPKGETPTRAFLDGQGRKTELRFFRSDSPTGAYDKTTYAYNRRGRLESVVSQAGDRWAFEYDIRGRQIKQTDPDKGTSTMAYGQGDRMATVTDARGKVIAPEYDALGRVVATHEGSVTGPKLTSTTFDTLPGAIGLPVASTRYVDGNAYTQEVTGYDSEYRPTGTKTTIPASEGDLAGTYSFSTGYRPNTGLTAWTNLPAAGGLPAERTTLAYNHYELPTLMGVQGKTFVGKVDYSPMGDVLRTETGAAGSQVYATHFYDEQTRRLTRTVNDRERSPGRINDTSFDYDAVGNVLKVTDKEGPDALTDVQCFAYDYLRRMNDAWTATDDCAAQPGAAGPDAKPRVGGPNAYWSSYSFDAAGNRTKEVQHSPTGDLTKDVTRSYTYGTPGQAAANRLQKVDTAGPGGSRTESYTYDETGNTKTRTLQGDTQTLDWDASGRLTKVSKGAETTGFVYDSGGKRLIKRDPSGTTLYLPGTEIKLTAAGKVEGTRYYAHPAGPMMVKTAKDGVISTSYLMGDKNGTSSTAVDAATSAITRRKFTPYGDARGPAPTVWPGKKGFVGGEIDESIGTVHLGAREYDPTTGRFLSVDPVVDYNEPRQMNPYAYANNSPVTYSDPSGLSIAPPTMPIKDFSDAEAAWANMIQGKSALDIALEVAMGILKDASGYNDIRDCLGGSWGACAGLALDAALPFAGRAKRILKALDRAWDAFNSWSHKLALARDILARVERFQQAMAKYAEDLAEWKRQIEEAAERARKLEEEAAAARRAAQEAAAAAAKKADEAKATAARQGKSSATKAKKADGDGKASKSAETKKSDGPKKSTAKDSDGGSPGCETGNSFVPGTKVLMADGSSKPIEEVELGDEVVATNAESGATSAQPVAAKIVGEGEKHLVEITIDTDGGAGDVSQTLTATDGHPFWVPSLGTWLKATGLTAGQWLQTSGGTWVQVTEVKRWTQQKRVHNLTVANEHTYHVLAGAAPVLVHNCGVALGYQKSGTAKWADGKKLTHYMKEEFQESWSMHVRNAIDDPNKAIHVYTEEFDGGFEGMATAGLKGGAGVHATQQEMAWLARSVIGGRRSWDTITFYDKNGLVDIPEPKWQEGKWYTAWTFEWAP; translated from the coding sequence ATGACCACGGGCCTGACGGCCCTCGACTCGGCGGCGGCCTCCGGACCCGCCCTGCCCGGCAAGCAGAAACTGACCAAGGTCACCGGTGAGCCCGTCACGGGCAAGCCGGCACCCGGACCCGCCGAATCCCAGACGAAGGCGTGGAAGAGCGCGCCGCGGATCGCGTGGCCCGCGGCCGGCTCGGCCGAGATCACGCTGCCGGACACCGCGACGGCCGCGTCGCCCGGCCCCGCTTCACCCGCTTCACCCGCTCCGGCCGCATCATCCGCATCATCCGCTTCGGGGAAGCGGGCCGCCGCGGGCGCCTTCGCGCTCCCGGCGGACGCGGCCGGCGCCCCCGGCCGGTCCGTCAAGGCCGGCAGGCTCCCCGTGTCGGTCGCGGCCGCGGGCCGCGCGGACGCGGCCGCGGGCGCCGCCCGGCAGTCCGCACCCGCGACCGCGGCGGCCGCCGCGGACCCGACCGGTGTCAAGCTGCAGGTCGCCCTGCAGGACAAGGCCACGGCCGAGCGCGCCGGACTGGCCAACAGCCTGCTCCTGTCGGTCAACCGCACCGACACGGGCACCGCGGCCGCTCCCGTCTCGGTGGAGCTGGACTACGCGGCCTTCAAGAACGCCTACGGCGGCGGCTGGGGCTCCCGCCTGCGCTTCACCGCGATCCCGACCTGCGCGCTGACCACCCCGGACCGCCCGGAGTGCCGGGGCAGCACCCCGGTCACCACGGTGAACGACCCGCGCAGCGGCAAGCTCGTCGCCACCTTCGACGCCGCGCCCGCGTCCGCCCCCGCCAGGGCCGCGGGCAGCGGTTTCCTGCGCGCCCCGGCGACCGGGCCGGCCGCCGCGCCCGCGGCCGGCAGCGCCGTGACGCTGGCCGCCTCCGCCGGCGCCGACGGCGCGAACGGCACGTACAAGGCCACCTCGCTGAACCCCTCGGGTTCCTGGCAGGCCGGCGGCTCGGCGGGCGACTTCTCCTGGTCGTACCCGCTGGACATCCCCGCCTCCCTGGGCGGTCCGAGCCCGTCGCTGTCGCTGGGCTACTCCAGCGCGCAGATCGACGGCCGTACCTCGGCCTCCGCGCAGCAGACCTCCTGGGTCGGCGACGGCTGGGACCTGGCCTCGAACTTCATCGAGCGGTCCTACGTCCCCTGCAGCCAGGACAAGCGCAAGGGCTCCGGGTTCAACAACCCGAAGGACGACACCGGCGACCTGTGCCACGGCGCCCCGATGGTCACCCTGTCGCTCAACGGCGGCTCGACGCAGCTGGTCCTGGACGACACCACCGGGAAGTGGCGTCCGGCCAAGGACGACGGCTCCCGCGTCGAGCTGCTCCAGGGCGCCCAGAACGGCGACAAGGAGGGCGACCACTGGAGGTTCACCAACCCCCAGGGCATCCAGTTCTACTTCGGCCTGAACAAGCTCTCCGGCTGGACCGACGGCAAACCCGTCACCCACTCGGCCTGGACCGTCCCGGTCTACGCCAACCACCCGGGCGAGCCCTGCTACACCGCGGTGTTCGCCGACGCGGTCTGCGACCAGGCGTACCGCTGGAACCTCGACTACGTCGTGGACCCGCGCGGCAACGCGATGACCTACTGGTACGACAAGGAGGTCAACCACTACGGCTCGAACTACAAGATCGCCGGTGGTTCGACCGCCCGCTCGTACGACCGCTCCGGCTGGCTCGACCACATCTCGTACGGCCTGCGCAGCGACAACCTGTTCGCCAGTGCCCCGGCCCAGGTCGACTTCACCGTCGCCGAGCGCTGCCTGACGACGAAGGACTTCGACTGCGCCGAGGCCAAGCTCAAGCCCGAGGTCGACTGGAACATCGCCAAGATGTGGCCGGACACCCCCGGTGACCAGCTCTGCGCCGCGGGCGAGGAGTGCAAGGCCCGCTTCACGCCGACCTTCTTCTCCCGCAAGCGCCTGACCGAGGTCACCACCAAGGTCTGGAACGGCACCAAGCACACCCCGGTCGACACCTGGAAGCTGACCCAGGACTTCCCGCAGACCGGTGACGGCACCGACTACCCGCTGTGGCTCTCCGCGATCGAGCACACCGGCCGCAACGGCGACGCGGTGACGCTGCCGCCCGTGAAGTTCCGCGGCAAGCAGCTCCCCAACCGCGTCGACGGCATGGGCGACGGCAAGCCGCCCTACCTGCGCTACCGCATCGAGGCCATCGACACCGAGACCGGCTCCACGATCCTGGCGCACTACAAGGACCCGGAGTGCCGCGCGGCCGACCCGCGCGTCATGCCGGCCTCGCCGGAGTCGAACACGCTGCGCTGCTACCCGGTGGTCTCCGAGATCCCGGACCCCTCCGACCCCAAGCGCGAGAAGAAGCTCTACGTCACGGACTGGTTCCACAAGCACGTCGTGGACTGGGTCCAGGAGGAGGACCGCAACGGCAACTCGCCGACGCGGCGCACCGAGTACGAGTTCGTCGGCAGCCCCGCGTGGGCGTTCGACGACGAGACCGAGATGATGCGTCCCAAGACGCGCACCTGGTCCCAGTGGCGCGGCTACGAACGGGTCCGCACCCGTATCGGCTCGGCGCCGGACAAGCGCTCGAAGACGGAGACGCTGTTCTTCCGCGGCCTCGACGGCGACCGGGCGGGCCCCTCCGGGGGCACCCGGTCCGTCAAGGTCAGGGACTCCGAGGGCAACGAGATCGCCGACCACCGCCTCTACGCCGGCCAGACCCGCGAGGTCCTGGCGTACAACGGCGAGGCCGGCGCCCTGGAGGCGGCCACCACCTACACCCCGTGGCTGCACGGCCCGACCGCGACCCGGCTGCGCAAGGGCGAGGTGCCCGAGGAGGACATCGAGCCGCAGCAGGCCTACGTGCAGCAGACCACGGGGGTCGACTCCCGCATCCTGCTGTCGGACGGCCGCGGCTGGCGGCGGACGGCGATGGCCACCACCTACGACGCCCGCGGCTTCGCCCAATCGGTGTCGAACCGCGGTGACGTGGCCGATCCGACGGACGACAGCTGCACCCGCTACGAGTACGACGCGGACGAGACCCGCTGGATCATCGCCCGCCAGAAGCGGGTGGAGACGGTCGCCAAGGCCTGCGACGCCACCGGCGTCCAGCGTCCGGCGGACGTGACCTCGGACTCGCGGATGTCCTACGACGCGGCGGGCAACCTCAAGTCGACCGAATCGCTCTCGGGTTATTCCGGCGGCACGCCGGTCTACCAGACGGACGGCAGCGCGACCTTCGACGCCTACGGCCGGATGAAGACCAGCACCGACGTGTTCGGCCAGGTCTCCAGGGTCGACTACACGCCCGCTTCGGGTCAGATCGTCACGAAGGTGGTGACCACCAACTCCGCCGGCCACACCGAGACCACGGAGACCGACCAGGGCCGCGGCTCGGTGCTGGCGAAACAGGACACCAACGGCCGACGCCAGGTGCTCCGGTACGACGGCCTCGGCCGGCTGCTGAAGGTCTGGTCCCCGGACCGCGATCCGCTCAGCCACTCGCCCGACGGCGAGTTCGCCTACGACGTCCGCACCGACGGCCCCGTCGTCATCACCAACAAGAGCCTGCTGGACGACGGCACCTACCGCACCAGCTACGACCTGTACGACAGCAGCCTGCGCATCCGCCAGACCCAGATGGAGGCGCTCGGCGGCGGCCGGGTCATCAGCGACACCTTCTACAACAGCCTCGGCCAGGTGTGGAAGAGCAACGGCGCCTACTACACGGGCGGCGCTCCCTCGAAGGTCCAGTGGGCCCCGAAGGACAACGAGGTCCCGTCGTCGACGATGACCGAGTACGACGGCTCCGGTCGCTCGGTCGCGCAGATCTCGCGGAAGTTCGGCGAGGAGACCTCCCGTACGACCACCTCGTACGGCGGCGACAACATCACCGTCGACCCGCCCAAGGGCGAGACCCCGACCCGGGCCTTCCTGGACGGTCAGGGACGCAAGACCGAGCTGCGGTTCTTCCGCTCCGATTCGCCGACCGGTGCCTACGACAAGACCACGTACGCGTACAACCGGCGCGGCCGGCTGGAGTCCGTCGTCAGCCAGGCGGGCGACAGGTGGGCCTTCGAGTACGACATCCGAGGCCGCCAGATCAAGCAGACGGACCCCGACAAGGGCACGTCGACCATGGCGTACGGCCAGGGTGACCGGATGGCGACCGTCACGGACGCCCGAGGCAAGGTCATCGCTCCCGAGTACGACGCCCTGGGCCGGGTCGTCGCCACCCACGAGGGCTCGGTGACGGGCCCGAAGCTGACCTCGACCACCTTCGACACCCTGCCGGGTGCGATCGGCCTTCCGGTCGCCTCGACGCGGTACGTGGACGGCAATGCCTACACGCAGGAGGTGACCGGCTACGACAGCGAGTACCGGCCGACCGGGACGAAGACCACCATCCCGGCGTCGGAAGGCGATCTGGCCGGGACGTACTCCTTCTCCACCGGGTACCGGCCCAACACCGGGCTGACGGCGTGGACGAACCTGCCCGCGGCGGGCGGCCTGCCCGCCGAGCGCACCACCCTGGCGTACAACCACTACGAGCTGCCCACCCTCATGGGTGTCCAGGGCAAGACCTTCGTCGGCAAGGTCGACTACTCGCCCATGGGCGACGTGCTCCGCACCGAGACCGGCGCGGCCGGCTCCCAGGTCTACGCGACGCACTTCTACGACGAGCAGACGCGCAGGCTCACGCGCACGGTCAACGACCGGGAAAGGTCGCCCGGCCGGATCAACGACACGTCGTTCGACTACGACGCCGTCGGCAACGTCCTGAAGGTCACCGACAAGGAGGGGCCCGACGCGCTCACCGACGTCCAGTGCTTCGCCTACGACTACCTGCGCCGCATGAACGACGCCTGGACCGCGACGGACGACTGCGCGGCCCAGCCGGGCGCGGCGGGCCCCGACGCGAAGCCCCGGGTCGGCGGACCGAACGCGTACTGGAGCTCGTACAGCTTCGACGCGGCCGGCAACCGGACCAAGGAGGTCCAGCACTCCCCGACCGGTGACCTCACCAAGGACGTCACCCGCAGCTACACCTACGGGACGCCGGGCCAGGCCGCCGCCAACAGGCTCCAGAAGGTCGACACCGCCGGTCCCGGCGGCTCCCGCACCGAGTCGTACACGTACGACGAGACGGGCAACACCAAGACCCGCACGCTCCAGGGCGACACCCAGACCCTGGACTGGGACGCCTCGGGCCGGCTGACGAAGGTCAGCAAGGGCGCCGAGACGACCGGGTTCGTCTACGACTCCGGCGGCAAGCGCCTCATCAAGCGGGATCCGTCCGGCACCACGCTGTACCTGCCGGGTACCGAGATCAAGCTCACGGCCGCCGGAAAGGTCGAGGGCACGCGCTACTACGCCCACCCGGCTGGTCCGATGATGGTCAAGACGGCCAAGGACGGCGTGATCTCCACGTCGTACCTGATGGGCGACAAGAACGGCACCTCGTCCACCGCCGTGGACGCCGCCACGTCGGCGATCACCCGCAGGAAGTTCACCCCCTACGGTGACGCGCGCGGGCCGGCGCCGACCGTGTGGCCCGGCAAGAAGGGCTTCGTCGGCGGAGAGATCGACGAGTCCATCGGCACGGTCCACCTGGGGGCGCGGGAGTACGACCCCACGACGGGCCGGTTCCTGTCGGTCGACCCGGTGGTCGACTACAACGAGCCCAGGCAGATGAACCCGTACGCCTACGCGAACAATTCGCCGGTGACGTACAGCGATCCGAGCGGCCTGTCGATCGCGCCCCCCACGATGCCGATCAAGGACTTCTCGGACGCCGAGGCCGCCTGGGCCAACATGATCCAGGGCAAGAGCGCCTTGGACATCGCCCTCGAAGTCGCCATGGGCATCCTGAAGGACGCCTCGGGCTACAACGACATCCGCGACTGCCTCGGCGGATCGTGGGGCGCCTGCGCAGGTCTGGCCCTGGACGCGGCACTGCCCTTCGCGGGCCGTGCCAAGCGCATCCTGAAGGCCCTGGACCGTGCGTGGGACGCCTTCAACAGCTGGTCGCACAAGCTCGCCCTGGCACGGGACATCCTCGCGCGCGTCGAACGCTTCCAGCAGGCGATGGCCAAGTACGCCGAGGACCTGGCCGAGTGGAAACGGCAGATAGAGGAGGCCGCCGAACGGGCGAGAAAGCTGGAGGAGGAAGCGGCCGCGGCCCGGAGAGCCGCCCAGGAGGCGGCCGCCGCGGCCGCCAAGAAGGCCGACGAGGCCAAGGCGACGGCGGCGCGGCAGGGCAAGTCCTCGGCGACCAAGGCCAAGAAGGCCGACGGCGACGGCAAGGCGTCCAAGTCCGCGGAGACGAAGAAGTCCGACGGCCCGAAGAAGTCCACGGCGAAGGACAGCGACGGCGGCAGCCCGGGCTGCGAGACCGGCAACAGCTTCGTCCCGGGCACCAAGGTGCTGATGGCCGACGGTTCGTCCAAGCCGATCGAGGAGGTCGAGCTCGGTGACGAGGTCGTGGCCACGAACGCCGAGTCCGGGGCCACCTCCGCCCAGCCCGTCGCCGCGAAGATTGTCGGCGAGGGCGAGAAGCACCTCGTCGAGATCACCATCGACACCGACGGTGGCGCCGGCGATGTCTCGCAGACGCTGACCGCGACCGACGGCCACCCCTTCTGGGTCCCGTCGCTGGGCACCTGGCTGAAGGCCACGGGTCTGACGGCCGGCCAGTGGCTCCAGACCTCGGGGGGCACCTGGGTCCAGGTCACCGAGGTCAAGCGGTGGACCCAGCAGAAGCGGGTCCACAACCTCACGGTGGCCAACGAGCACACCTACCACGTGCTCGCGGGCGCCGCCCCGGTCCTGGTCCACAACTGCGGTGTCGCTCTGGGTTACCAGAAGAGCGGTACGGCCAAGTGGGCCGACGGCAAGAAGCTCACGCACTACATGAAGGAAGAGTTCCAGGAAAGCTGGAGCATGCACGTGCGCAACGCCATCGACGACCCCAACAAGGCCATCCACGTGTACACCGAGGAATTCGACGGTGGATTCGAGGGAATGGCGACGGCGGGTCTGAAGGGCGGCGCAGGTGTCCACGCGACGCAGCAGGAGATGGCCTGGCTCGCCCGGTCCGTCATCGGCGGTCGGAGATCTTGGGATACGATCACGTTCTATGACAAGAACGGCCTGGTAGACATTCCGGAACCGAAGTGGCAAGAAGGCAAGTGGTATACCGCTTGGACCTTCGAGTGGGCTCCGTAG
- a CDS encoding DUF6193 family natural product biosynthesis protein: protein MNPSVPPGPADDPRTAPYPDLVASGGLRPALASTARELHVDLGLAGDGSESDAQDWSTARIASPRGEVRVNLGLGVRRFSLTMDSGRGYVWASGSTTELSEAVGAIAFWREGATLVELGARFPFMEFSRMSRAYEDGNPIETQWAILMESDEFPAYRELLPALHADPGLRRLFPFFSHWTLRMTADHPDAGAGEIVVRRRAGEDYVLWSSAAPDRKVGFRRVEDVVRAAAALRPTP, encoded by the coding sequence ATGAACCCTTCCGTCCCCCCCGGACCGGCCGACGACCCGCGCACCGCCCCCTACCCGGACCTCGTCGCCTCGGGTGGGCTGCGGCCGGCCCTCGCTTCGACCGCCCGCGAGCTGCACGTCGACCTCGGCCTCGCCGGGGACGGCTCCGAGTCGGATGCGCAGGACTGGTCAACGGCCCGCATCGCCTCGCCGCGCGGCGAGGTCCGGGTGAACCTCGGACTCGGGGTGCGCCGGTTCTCCCTCACGATGGATAGCGGCCGCGGGTACGTCTGGGCCTCCGGAAGCACCACGGAACTATCCGAGGCGGTCGGTGCGATCGCCTTCTGGAGGGAGGGCGCCACCTTGGTCGAACTCGGCGCGCGTTTCCCCTTCATGGAATTCAGCAGGATGAGCCGGGCATACGAGGACGGGAACCCGATCGAAACCCAGTGGGCCATCCTCATGGAAAGCGATGAATTCCCGGCGTACCGGGAATTGCTGCCGGCGCTGCACGCCGACCCCGGCCTGCGCCGGCTCTTTCCGTTCTTCTCCCACTGGACCTTGAGGATGACGGCGGACCACCCCGACGCGGGCGCGGGCGAGATCGTGGTCCGTCGGCGCGCGGGCGAGGACTACGTCCTGTGGTCCTCCGCCGCCCCCGATCGGAAGGTCGGGTTCCGACGGGTGGAGGACGTGGTGCGCGCCGCGGCGGCCCTTCGCCCCACCCCGTAG